One genomic segment of Acidobacteriota bacterium includes these proteins:
- a CDS encoding sigma-70 family RNA polymerase sigma factor, whose amino-acid sequence MTKPSFKNTDAGVSATAPSAEWISTQMIEHEQLRYEELDDHALMAATKVGDHAAFSEIVQRYKNKLTNFIYRLLNDYERASDLAQETFIRVYMSADRYEASNSFSTYIYRIAQNLAISEIRQRKRRGVFQMPFFASDKDGEELEVEVADKRIIAPEDVMIDDERRAAVRRAITTLPEKYRIALVLRDVEGRSYEEISEILDLSDGTVKSRINRARNLLKEKLRDYL is encoded by the coding sequence TTGACCAAACCCAGTTTCAAAAACACCGATGCGGGTGTTTCAGCCACTGCGCCATCTGCCGAGTGGATTAGCACGCAGATGATTGAACACGAGCAGTTGCGCTACGAGGAACTGGATGATCACGCATTGATGGCGGCGACTAAAGTTGGCGACCATGCGGCCTTTTCAGAAATCGTTCAACGTTACAAGAACAAGCTGACCAATTTCATTTACCGGCTGCTAAACGATTACGAGCGCGCGAGCGATTTGGCCCAAGAGACCTTTATTCGGGTTTACATGAGTGCCGACCGCTACGAGGCTTCCAATAGTTTTTCGACTTACATTTACCGGATTGCTCAGAACTTGGCGATCAGCGAGATTCGCCAGCGCAAACGCCGCGGGGTCTTTCAAATGCCCTTCTTCGCTTCGGACAAAGATGGCGAAGAGTTAGAGGTCGAAGTCGCTGACAAGCGCATTATCGCGCCGGAAGATGTGATGATTGACGATGAGCGCCGCGCTGCTGTGCGCCGCGCCATCACGACGCTGCCGGAAAAATACCGCATCGCGCTGGTCTTGCGCGATGTCGAGGGCCGCAGCTACGAAGAGATCAGTGAGATTTTGGATTTATCAGATGGCACGGTGAAATCCCGTATCAACCGCGCCCGAAACTTGTTGAAAGAAAAGCTACGCGATTACCTGTAG
- a CDS encoding PDZ domain-containing protein, which translates to MAERSAAQTLRQQSKPRQPKPALPVPTSNPATPALNKVVPGLVYIHQTLDLRPVEETLMTLDGEPVPPLLFKNVTLGVVVDAAGLIVTRLVGVSPNNPPLEVTVLGQGLSKPYPAKFLGLDSVTGLCVLKVEGAPFTPPQFAEPVSLPAQLAVKLKGFHANQGQSQFNTRPRIHTTEGRVIKAVKDFRYTPGNPFYQLADPQLTPVQDGSLVFEGENSLFGLAVYDTLGEGQSLVYPIARVLDIVAKVVKANESLAYGWLGATPDLDMSAPISTTITGQAKPELGVRVRAVFPDSPAELAGIKARDILLSLNDRRVESNAQLGSALRQLPPESEVTIRLKRDNEYKLVKAKLAPSPASEPSQMIPALMKQLETMKSRLNAMPLNDPGRATFEGKVETMDSILKSVTGPAQPDVRLRVFYGLEVQPLSAQMLAYFAAPNGLLVTSLNDKQRLAEGGLQAGDVIVKVGAQPVTDVAKLLAALDEGAGVAEVTVQRRRSPLTLKLTR; encoded by the coding sequence TTGGCTGAGCGAAGCGCTGCGCAAACGCTTCGGCAACAAAGCAAGCCCCGGCAACCCAAACCCGCGCTGCCCGTGCCCACGTCGAACCCGGCAACACCTGCGTTAAACAAAGTCGTTCCCGGGCTGGTTTATATCCATCAGACGCTTGATCTGCGTCCGGTGGAAGAGACCCTGATGACCCTGGACGGTGAACCGGTGCCGCCGTTGCTGTTCAAGAATGTCACCTTGGGCGTGGTGGTGGATGCCGCAGGGCTGATCGTCACGCGGTTGGTGGGTGTTTCGCCCAACAATCCGCCGCTCGAAGTCACGGTTTTGGGGCAGGGTCTGAGCAAACCTTATCCGGCAAAATTCCTTGGGCTTGATTCCGTGACGGGGCTTTGCGTGCTCAAGGTCGAAGGCGCCCCGTTCACCCCGCCCCAATTCGCCGAACCGGTTTCCTTGCCGGCGCAATTGGCGGTCAAACTCAAAGGGTTCCACGCCAACCAGGGGCAAAGTCAGTTCAACACGCGTCCGCGCATCCACACGACAGAAGGCCGCGTCATTAAGGCGGTCAAGGATTTCCGTTACACACCGGGCAATCCGTTTTATCAATTGGCCGACCCACAACTGACGCCCGTACAGGATGGCAGTCTGGTTTTCGAAGGGGAAAATTCACTCTTTGGGCTGGCCGTTTATGACACGCTTGGCGAAGGCCAGAGCCTGGTCTATCCGATTGCGCGCGTGCTCGACATCGTCGCCAAAGTCGTCAAGGCCAATGAAAGTTTGGCGTATGGCTGGCTCGGCGCGACGCCTGACCTGGATATGTCGGCGCCGATTTCCACAACGATAACTGGACAGGCCAAACCGGAATTGGGAGTGCGCGTGCGCGCGGTTTTCCCCGACAGTCCGGCGGAACTGGCAGGCATCAAAGCGCGCGATATTTTGCTGAGCCTGAATGACCGGCGCGTCGAGAGCAATGCGCAATTGGGTTCGGCCCTACGCCAATTGCCGCCCGAAAGCGAAGTCACGATCCGGCTCAAACGCGACAACGAATACAAGCTCGTCAAAGCCAAACTCGCGCCTTCGCCGGCGAGCGAACCCAGTCAAATGATCCCGGCGTTGATGAAACAACTGGAAACCATGAAATCGCGGTTGAATGCTATGCCACTTAACGATCCGGGCCGCGCCACATTTGAGGGCAAGGTCGAAACGATGGATTCGATCTTGAAAAGTGTGACGGGGCCGGCCCAGCCCGACGTGCGCTTGCGCGTTTTTTATGGGCTTGAAGTGCAACCGCTCAGCGCGCAGATGCTGGCCTATTTTGCCGCGCCCAATGGCCTGCTGGTCACTTCTTTGAACGACAAACAACGGCTGGCCGAAGGCGGTTTGCAAGCCGGCGATGTCATCGTCAAGGTCGGCGCGCAACCCGTCACCGATGTCGCCAAACTGCTGGCCGCTCTCGATGAAGGGGCGGGCGTGGCGGAAGTCACGGTGCAACGCCGCCGCAGTCCCCTCACGCTCAAACTCACACGCTAA
- a CDS encoding thiamine phosphate synthase: MPLHLTHPSIYLITDRQAFRPKSKTASDSELWQAQLAALQLAAQAGCQFIQIREKDLAPRELSEFTRAAIALVRPYGAKVLVNNRLDVALAAGADGVHLRVNSLPVAEVRRCVAADFLVAASTHSLAEAQTAARDGADFIVCGPVFDTPSKREYGAPLGIEAFAKVCRAVSIPVFALGGIKLENFRAPLVNGAAGIAAIGLFTQPDKLVETVQTLRQS; encoded by the coding sequence ATGCCATTGCATCTGACTCATCCGTCAATTTACCTGATCACCGACCGCCAAGCATTCCGCCCCAAGTCTAAAACCGCTTCAGATTCTGAACTCTGGCAAGCGCAATTGGCCGCGCTGCAATTGGCCGCCCAGGCCGGTTGCCAATTCATTCAGATTCGGGAAAAAGATTTAGCGCCGCGTGAGTTGAGCGAATTCACCCGCGCGGCCATTGCTTTGGTACGCCCCTACGGCGCCAAAGTCCTCGTCAACAACCGGCTGGATGTCGCCCTGGCAGCCGGGGCGGATGGCGTGCATCTGCGCGTCAACTCGCTGCCTGTGGCGGAAGTCCGGCGCTGTGTCGCCGCTGATTTTTTGGTCGCCGCCTCCACGCATTCATTGGCCGAAGCCCAAACCGCCGCGCGCGACGGTGCCGATTTCATCGTTTGCGGGCCAGTCTTTGACACTCCCTCTAAACGTGAATACGGTGCGCCCCTCGGAATCGAAGCTTTCGCAAAAGTTTGCCGCGCGGTCAGCATACCTGTGTTCGCGCTTGGCGGCATCAAGTTGGAAAACTTTCGCGCGCCATTGGTAAACGGAGCGGCAGGAATTGCGGCCATCGGACTTTTTACCCAGCCGGACAAACTCGTCGAAACTGTCCAGACGTTACGGCAAAGCTGA
- a CDS encoding anaerobic ribonucleoside-triphosphate reductase encodes MSNSLSPAVSTPAPLTEPELVVRQSSEEFAPFDPQRITDALVRETRIAPELAQQISLEIQEQLHRSGMRALTAPLIRCLVDAKLLEYGQTAAYRLHTRLGVPLYDVDRAIQAAPRETETALHGPDGTSLALAAEIKREYAMLAVFSETVANAHLAGDLHIENLGEIDRPTTMIGSLDFIKRYGVRLPGGFAGSRPARRPEVLAAHLVKHTAALHGYFSEALAWDSVNFAIAPLLVGLNQREMKQIAQVLLFELSAPAVARGGQLVHCDLHLDWDCPPYLQDAPVVGAGGEKQLATYGQHVAVARDFLKAFFEVYLEGDGQGLPFTGPRPVLHVTEDLLATPGQRGVLELIMRAATERGGVLLVFDRPLNSAAEAAVAKAEAASQSFTARYGVNASKLQRAPESWQWRAALFSAVAINLPRLAYRAAGSEARCFALLSDLLELAAQASLEKRVFLEKLLARGEAGALSLLAMRQDNEQFLPLGWTAHALCPVGLAELTQGLTGKALGADASANEFAARIAAHLHQEAERLSLKHKVRFHIAESHDLSAPHRFARLDLRHYDGAVFQALSLESAAEEEVFYTNALKLPIQHRLNLLERLKLEGDLQAGNIWGGASALWLGESVPTLERLLALLLLVFHQTQLPALALAPEFTICLACLNATRGPSTTCPQCGSARLDNLALAANRYSYVSTWPRWMQRKLQMRRRDEI; translated from the coding sequence ATGAGCAATTCTCTGAGTCCAGCAGTCTCCACACCCGCCCCGTTGACCGAGCCTGAACTCGTTGTCCGCCAATCCAGCGAAGAGTTCGCGCCTTTTGACCCGCAACGCATCACGGATGCGCTCGTCCGCGAAACCCGGATTGCGCCCGAATTGGCGCAGCAAATCAGCCTGGAAATTCAAGAACAACTCCACCGCTCCGGCATGCGCGCGTTGACCGCGCCGTTGATTCGCTGTCTGGTGGACGCCAAGCTGCTCGAATACGGCCAGACCGCCGCCTATCGTTTGCACACGCGGCTGGGCGTGCCGCTGTATGACGTAGATCGCGCCATCCAAGCCGCCCCGCGCGAAACCGAAACGGCCTTGCACGGCCCCGATGGCACGAGCCTCGCGCTGGCCGCAGAGATCAAACGCGAATACGCCATGCTGGCGGTCTTTTCTGAAACGGTCGCCAACGCGCATCTGGCGGGTGATTTGCACATCGAAAACCTGGGCGAGATAGATCGCCCGACGACGATGATCGGTTCGCTCGATTTCATCAAACGGTATGGCGTGCGCTTGCCCGGCGGGTTTGCCGGTTCGCGTCCGGCGCGGCGACCCGAAGTGTTGGCCGCGCATCTGGTCAAACATACGGCGGCGTTGCACGGCTATTTCAGCGAAGCGCTCGCCTGGGATTCGGTCAACTTTGCGATTGCGCCGCTGCTGGTGGGTCTCAATCAACGCGAGATGAAACAGATCGCGCAGGTGCTGTTGTTTGAATTGTCGGCCCCAGCCGTGGCGCGCGGCGGCCAGTTGGTGCATTGCGATCTGCATCTGGACTGGGATTGCCCGCCCTATTTGCAAGACGCCCCAGTCGTGGGCGCGGGCGGCGAAAAACAACTGGCGACCTATGGTCAGCACGTCGCCGTCGCGCGCGATTTTCTCAAAGCGTTTTTTGAAGTTTATCTGGAAGGCGATGGCCAGGGGCTGCCCTTCACCGGCCCGCGCCCAGTGTTACATGTCACCGAGGATTTGCTGGCCACCCCCGGCCAGCGCGGCGTGTTGGAATTGATTATGCGCGCCGCCACCGAACGCGGCGGCGTCTTGCTGGTCTTTGATCGCCCGTTGAATTCGGCGGCGGAAGCGGCTGTCGCCAAAGCTGAAGCGGCGTCGCAGTCCTTTACCGCGCGCTATGGCGTCAACGCCAGCAAGCTGCAACGCGCGCCCGAAAGCTGGCAATGGCGCGCCGCGCTGTTTTCTGCGGTCGCCATCAATCTGCCACGGCTGGCCTATCGCGCGGCGGGCAGCGAAGCGCGCTGCTTTGCCTTGCTCAGCGATTTGCTGGAATTGGCCGCCCAGGCTTCGCTGGAAAAGCGCGTCTTTCTGGAAAAGCTGTTGGCGCGCGGCGAAGCAGGCGCGCTGTCGTTGCTGGCCATGCGGCAGGATAACGAACAGTTTCTGCCGCTCGGCTGGACGGCGCACGCCCTCTGTCCAGTGGGTCTGGCTGAACTGACACAAGGCCTCACCGGCAAGGCCCTGGGTGCTGACGCCAGCGCCAATGAATTTGCCGCGCGCATTGCCGCGCACTTGCACCAGGAAGCCGAACGGCTCTCGCTCAAACACAAAGTCCGCTTCCATATCGCCGAATCGCACGACCTGAGCGCCCCGCATCGTTTCGCGCGGCTCGACCTGCGCCACTATGACGGCGCGGTCTTTCAAGCGCTGAGTTTGGAATCTGCCGCCGAAGAAGAGGTCTTTTACACCAACGCGCTCAAGCTGCCGATTCAGCATCGGCTGAATTTGCTGGAACGGTTGAAGCTGGAGGGAGATTTGCAGGCGGGCAATATCTGGGGCGGCGCTTCGGCCTTGTGGCTGGGCGAAAGCGTGCCGACGCTCGAACGGTTATTGGCGCTGCTGCTGCTGGTGTTTCATCAAACGCAACTGCCGGCGTTAGCGCTGGCGCCTGAATTTACGATCTGTCTGGCCTGTCTGAACGCGACGCGCGGGCCAAGCACGACTTGCCCGCAATGTGGCTCAGCCCGGCTCGACAACCTCGCGTTAGCCGCCAATCGCTATAGCTATGTTTCAACCTGGCCGCGCTGGATGCAGCGCAAATTGCAGATGCGGCGGCGCGATGAAATCTAG
- a CDS encoding GTP-binding protein, whose translation MLHKKKVCLLGAFAVGKTSLVRRYVEAIYSDKYLTTVGVEIKKRTVQVGEHEVYLVIWDLAGEDEFQKVQLSYLRGASGYLLVADGTRRTTLDTAKVLQQRVNDSVGPVPFILLVNKTDLHSEWEIDEAALAEFSAAGWHIVKTSAKSGDNVEAAFQTLAELTLTK comes from the coding sequence ATGTTACACAAGAAGAAAGTCTGTTTACTTGGCGCCTTTGCCGTCGGCAAGACCAGTCTGGTGCGGCGTTATGTCGAGGCCATTTACTCCGACAAATACCTGACCACGGTCGGCGTCGAAATCAAAAAGCGCACCGTCCAGGTCGGCGAACACGAAGTTTATCTGGTGATCTGGGATTTGGCCGGTGAAGACGAATTCCAGAAAGTGCAGTTGAGTTATCTGCGCGGAGCTTCCGGCTATTTGCTGGTGGCCGACGGCACGCGGCGCACGACGCTCGACACCGCCAAGGTCTTGCAACAACGCGTCAACGACAGCGTCGGCCCGGTGCCCTTCATTCTGCTGGTCAATAAAACCGACTTGCACAGCGAATGGGAAATTGACGAGGCCGCGCTGGCCGAGTTTAGCGCCGCCGGCTGGCACATCGTCAAAACCAGCGCGAAAAGCGGTGACAACGTCGAGGCCGCGTTTCAAACATTGGCTGAGTTGACGTTGACCAAGTGA
- a CDS encoding ROK family protein, whose translation MHSLSDSSPENATILGLDVGGTKTAMVEGTRAGVILQRHEIATEAGRPFAEVFPRLGELMQQVITVATQQQRRIAAISVSIGGPLRIAAGVLLNPPHLPGWHGVALKARLAAAFPHLPVFIEHDGNAGALAEFHFGAGRGRADLRHLIFLTFGTGLGAGLIVNGSVLHGASDTAGEVGHLRLAWAGPIGFGKAGSWEGFASGAGLVELAHQLFPARWPRATPIRELVNAMLADDPQALAVAAEAGQWMGRGLALLVDTLNPQLIVLGSLAVVLGERVLAPARRALAEEALPPAVAACEIVPAALGARIGDVAALMAALSQPKEWGGP comes from the coding sequence TTGCATTCCCTGTCAGATAGTTCACCGGAAAACGCGACCATCCTTGGTCTGGATGTCGGCGGCACCAAAACCGCCATGGTCGAAGGGACACGCGCGGGCGTCATCTTGCAGCGGCACGAAATTGCCACCGAAGCCGGGCGGCCCTTCGCTGAAGTCTTCCCACGTCTAGGCGAATTGATGCAGCAGGTCATCACTGTCGCAACGCAACAGCAACGCCGCATTGCCGCAATCAGCGTTTCCATCGGCGGGCCATTGCGTATTGCCGCAGGCGTGTTGCTCAATCCGCCGCATTTGCCGGGCTGGCACGGCGTCGCGTTAAAAGCGCGGCTGGCCGCGGCCTTTCCGCACCTGCCCGTTTTTATCGAACACGATGGCAACGCTGGCGCGCTGGCCGAATTCCATTTCGGCGCGGGGCGCGGACGCGCGGATTTGCGCCACCTGATCTTTCTGACCTTCGGCACGGGCCTGGGCGCGGGCTTGATCGTCAATGGAAGCGTGTTGCACGGGGCCAGCGACACGGCGGGTGAAGTCGGCCACCTGCGGCTGGCGTGGGCAGGTCCCATCGGTTTTGGCAAAGCCGGTTCGTGGGAAGGCTTTGCTTCGGGCGCAGGCTTGGTCGAACTGGCACATCAACTATTTCCAGCCCGTTGGCCGCGCGCGACGCCGATTCGCGAACTCGTCAACGCGATGCTGGCCGATGATCCGCAGGCGCTGGCGGTCGCGGCGGAAGCGGGCCAATGGATGGGGCGCGGGTTGGCGTTGCTGGTGGATACGCTGAATCCGCAATTGATCGTGCTCGGTTCGCTGGCGGTGGTGTTGGGCGAGCGGGTCTTGGCTCCGGCGCGCCGCGCTCTAGCCGAAGAAGCTTTGCCGCCAGCCGTGGCGGCTTGCGAAATTGTGCCCGCCGCGTTGGGCGCGCGCATCGGTGATGTCGCAGCCCTGATGGCGGCATTGAGTCAGCCAAAAGAATGGGGCGGGCCGTAA
- a CDS encoding OmpA family protein — MSDHPLRIVPTQSKPPEPAAETMPTLDEAATDQAKIAELRRLLLTPEQQQLAEIQTRLNDHRGRVKDLSSLLPDAVSTRNRQDEALTAALTHNIGPALKQAIKHDPSAVIEAVTPVIGPAIRQAITKALNEFVQSIDETMKYSVSARGLKWRFEALKTGRSFAEVVMYHTLLYRVEQAFLFHKKTGLLLQHVATSTAVSKDADMISGLLTAINDFAHDSFNATAEQNLMKLDYGDLEVWIEGGTTPVDLAYIAVVINGNAPEGLRTEVLLPALEAIHGKQREDLLSFDGDTSPFDLSRPHLEECLRAQYRGKSPVTEQPKGFRLPATVAVPLALLLLLLGVWGFFNWRAQRRWNAYLNTLQATQGVIVTEQGHSGLGLFSPRFHNEGLRDPLASDPAALLPAQNLAPAKVASTWKPFYSLDPALVLARANHVLEPPASVKLNVENGVLKVSGDAPQQWLETARRLTRALPGITQLDESGLLTAEAREQLKLKEEIEFVSLYFNTGTAQPAPGQTAALQKLTQQVKRLFALAALTGNQPQLEITGHTDTEGGTDFNQRLSQERADRVLNALVSSGIDRQHLHAVGLATKVPLRAEQSAEDKQLNRRASVQVAWQN; from the coding sequence ATGAGCGACCATCCGCTGCGCATTGTCCCCACACAGTCCAAACCGCCTGAACCGGCGGCAGAGACAATGCCTACGCTGGATGAAGCCGCCACCGATCAAGCCAAAATCGCCGAGTTGCGCCGCCTGCTGCTGACGCCGGAACAGCAGCAACTCGCTGAAATCCAAACGCGCTTAAACGATCACCGGGGCCGCGTCAAAGACCTGAGCAGTTTGCTGCCCGATGCCGTCAGCACGCGCAACCGGCAGGATGAAGCCTTGACCGCCGCGCTGACGCACAATATCGGCCCGGCGCTCAAACAGGCGATCAAACACGACCCGTCCGCCGTCATCGAAGCCGTCACGCCCGTCATCGGCCCCGCCATCCGCCAGGCCATCACCAAGGCGTTGAACGAATTCGTCCAGTCCATTGACGAGACGATGAAATACAGCGTTTCGGCGCGCGGGCTGAAGTGGCGCTTTGAGGCGCTCAAAACCGGGCGCTCGTTTGCCGAAGTGGTGATGTACCACACGCTGCTTTACCGCGTGGAACAGGCGTTTCTCTTCCACAAAAAAACCGGTCTGTTGTTACAACACGTCGCGACATCCACGGCGGTCTCGAAAGACGCCGATATGATTTCGGGCCTGCTCACGGCCATCAATGATTTTGCGCACGATTCGTTCAATGCGACCGCCGAGCAAAATCTGATGAAGCTCGATTACGGCGATCTCGAAGTCTGGATCGAAGGCGGCACAACGCCCGTTGACCTGGCCTACATTGCGGTCGTCATCAACGGCAACGCGCCCGAAGGCTTGCGCACCGAGGTCTTGCTGCCCGCGCTCGAAGCCATCCACGGCAAACAGCGCGAGGACTTGCTCTCGTTTGATGGCGACACCAGCCCCTTCGACTTGAGCCGCCCGCATTTGGAAGAATGTTTGCGGGCGCAATATCGCGGCAAGTCGCCCGTCACTGAACAACCCAAAGGCTTTCGCTTGCCAGCCACGGTCGCCGTGCCGCTGGCGCTGCTCTTGCTGCTCTTGGGCGTATGGGGCTTTTTCAACTGGCGCGCGCAACGGCGCTGGAATGCGTACTTGAACACGTTGCAAGCAACTCAGGGCGTAATCGTCACTGAACAGGGGCATAGCGGCCTCGGTTTATTCAGCCCGCGTTTTCACAACGAAGGCTTGCGCGATCCGTTGGCGAGTGATCCGGCGGCGCTCTTACCCGCACAAAATCTTGCCCCCGCCAAAGTGGCGAGCACGTGGAAGCCATTTTACTCCCTTGATCCCGCGTTGGTGCTGGCGCGCGCCAACCACGTGCTTGAACCGCCGGCATCCGTCAAACTGAATGTTGAAAACGGCGTGCTCAAAGTCAGCGGCGATGCCCCGCAACAATGGCTCGAAACCGCGCGCCGCCTGACCCGCGCCTTGCCCGGCATCACGCAACTCGATGAAAGCGGCCTGCTCACCGCCGAGGCGCGCGAACAGCTCAAGCTCAAAGAAGAAATCGAATTTGTGTCTCTGTATTTCAACACCGGCACGGCCCAACCTGCGCCCGGACAGACCGCCGCCTTGCAAAAGCTAACCCAGCAGGTCAAGCGGCTGTTCGCCCTGGCCGCGCTCACCGGCAACCAACCGCAACTCGAAATTACCGGCCACACCGACACCGAAGGCGGCACGGATTTTAATCAACGGTTGAGCCAGGAGCGCGCCGACCGTGTGCTGAACGCGCTGGTGAGCAGCGGGATTGACCGTCAACACTTGCACGCCGTCGGGTTAGCGACCAAAGTTCCTTTGCGCGCCGAACAATCGGCGGAAGACAAACAACTCAATCGCCGCGCGTCCGTCCAAGTCGCGTGGCAGAATTGA
- a CDS encoding HAMP domain-containing histidine kinase: MLELPSRIQQHLHALIAENRSPAFILCDAAGNLTAFGGALETYGLTQLELGAPADEQIFLLTGLLPLEKEELQPCVHTESGCPADLHFLKAEEGDYVLFLDASKQEEQQRLMQQKGNELSRNYQRLTKEIQKKEILLHCIVHDLAGPLLGIKGGYELLANENISPQGKKFLEIGLRQADKQEKLIKDILHAFAAEVEALDSFTIDPASAPDVAQVIKDVVEALQPAFTLHHVKLQIAPGLEFARNWKVVGEKSRLERIISNLTENALRHSPPDTTVTVGCYADEHDQILIAIDDEGPGIPPEVAPTLFQKFSQGKKGKGKVGLGLYFCRITVEQWGGLIGHAPREGQGSRFWFRLPRPKAI; this comes from the coding sequence ATGCTTGAACTGCCCTCCCGCATCCAGCAACACTTGCATGCGTTGATCGCCGAAAACCGTTCGCCCGCGTTTATCCTGTGTGATGCCGCCGGGAATCTGACGGCTTTTGGCGGCGCGTTGGAAACCTACGGCCTGACGCAGTTGGAACTCGGCGCGCCCGCAGATGAGCAAATCTTCCTGCTCACCGGGCTGCTCCCGCTCGAAAAAGAAGAGTTGCAACCCTGCGTACACACCGAATCGGGCTGCCCAGCGGATTTGCATTTCCTCAAAGCCGAAGAAGGCGATTACGTGTTGTTCCTGGATGCCTCGAAGCAGGAAGAGCAACAGCGGCTGATGCAACAAAAAGGCAATGAACTGAGCCGCAACTATCAACGGCTGACCAAAGAGATTCAGAAGAAAGAAATCCTGCTGCATTGCATCGTGCATGATCTGGCCGGCCCGCTGCTCGGCATCAAAGGCGGCTATGAATTGCTCGCCAACGAGAACATCTCGCCCCAGGGCAAAAAGTTTTTAGAGATTGGTCTGCGCCAGGCCGACAAGCAGGAAAAGCTGATCAAGGACATCCTGCACGCCTTTGCCGCTGAGGTCGAAGCGCTCGACTCCTTCACCATTGACCCGGCCAGCGCGCCCGACGTCGCCCAAGTCATCAAAGACGTCGTCGAAGCGCTGCAACCGGCCTTCACGCTGCATCACGTCAAATTGCAAATCGCGCCCGGCCTGGAGTTCGCCCGCAACTGGAAAGTCGTCGGCGAAAAATCCCGGCTGGAACGCATCATCTCCAACCTGACCGAAAACGCGCTGCGCCACAGCCCGCCCGACACCACCGTCACCGTCGGCTGTTACGCCGACGAACACGACCAAATCCTAATCGCCATTGACGACGAAGGCCCCGGCATCCCGCCCGAAGTCGCACCCACCCTCTTCCAAAAGTTTTCCCAAGGGAAAAAAGGCAAAGGCAAAGTCGGCCTGGGACTCTATTTCTGCCGCATCACCGTCGAACAATGGGGCGGCCTCATCGGCCACGCACCACGTGAAGGCCAAGGCTCACGCTTTTGGTTTCGTTTGCCACGGCCAAAAGCAATTTGA
- a CDS encoding redoxin domain-containing protein — MSVQVGDAAPDFELKSHLGGTVKLSDFQGKKNVFIAFYPLDWTPVUTIQMPSYEADLKRFEEADTQVLGISVDSIPSHVAWAKSLGGISYPLLADFEPKGATAKAFGAYRAADGITERALFVIDKAGKVVYADIHDIGQQPDNEVIHDVLRKL, encoded by the coding sequence ATGAGTGTCCAAGTTGGAGACGCAGCTCCGGATTTCGAGCTGAAGAGCCATCTGGGGGGCACGGTCAAGCTTTCCGATTTTCAAGGTAAGAAGAATGTTTTCATCGCTTTTTACCCGCTTGACTGGACCCCTGTTTGAACCATCCAAATGCCTTCTTATGAAGCCGATCTCAAACGCTTCGAGGAGGCCGATACCCAGGTTCTGGGTATATCCGTTGATTCCATCCCAAGCCACGTTGCCTGGGCCAAGAGCTTAGGCGGAATTTCCTACCCGCTACTTGCCGATTTCGAACCCAAAGGTGCAACCGCCAAAGCCTTCGGAGCCTACCGGGCTGCTGATGGCATTACCGAACGGGCGCTTTTCGTCATTGATAAGGCAGGCAAGGTCGTTTACGCGGACATCCACGACATCGGTCAGCAACCCGACAACGAAGTCATTCACGACGTGTTGCGCAAGCTGTAA
- the thiD gene encoding bifunctional hydroxymethylpyrimidine kinase/phosphomethylpyrimidine kinase → MRVVLTIAGFDPSAGAGTLADIKTLAAFGCFGVAAVTSLTAQNTQAVYGAYHQPATVVRAQLAPLLEDFDIAAVKLGMLPNRAIIETVAEIITAHKLPNIVLDPVIRSTSGYDLIDDAALTALVKYLLPLADIITPNLPEAERLTGLPVKDVAGMRQAAKYLRDKSAIRNPQSAILIKGGHLPDEATDLFDDGQTTHLLYAPKISTRNTHGTGCTLSSAIAAGLALGAEMPQAVQRAKEYVSAALRSAPDLGHGAGPLNHWFSFEQG, encoded by the coding sequence ATGCGTGTTGTATTGACCATTGCCGGTTTCGATCCGTCCGCTGGGGCGGGGACGCTGGCCGACATTAAAACATTGGCAGCCTTCGGTTGTTTTGGCGTCGCGGCGGTTACTTCGTTGACCGCGCAAAATACGCAGGCCGTGTATGGCGCTTATCATCAACCGGCAACGGTGGTGCGCGCGCAACTCGCGCCGCTGTTAGAGGACTTTGACATCGCGGCGGTCAAACTGGGCATGCTGCCCAATCGCGCGATCATTGAAACCGTCGCAGAGATCATCACCGCGCATAAGCTCCCAAACATCGTGCTCGATCCGGTGATCCGTTCGACCAGCGGCTACGATTTGATTGACGACGCGGCGCTCACGGCATTGGTTAAATACCTGCTGCCGCTGGCCGACATCATCACGCCCAATCTGCCCGAAGCAGAACGGCTGACGGGCCTCCCGGTAAAGGATGTAGCGGGGATGCGGCAAGCGGCGAAATATCTGCGCGACAAATCCGCAATCCGCAATCCGCAATCCGCAATTCTGATCAAGGGCGGTCATTTGCCGGATGAGGCGACTGATCTGTTTGATGATGGGCAAACTACACACTTGCTCTATGCGCCTAAAATCTCCACACGCAACACGCACGGCACGGGTTGCACACTTTCGTCCGCCATCGCGGCAGGCTTGGCGTTAGGGGCTGAAATGCCGCAGGCGGTGCAACGCGCCAAAGAGTATGTGAGCGCCGCGCTGCGTAGCGCGCCCGACTTAGGCCACGGCGCTGGCCCCTTGAATCACTGGTTTTCGTTTGAGCAAGGCTGA